The Agromyces atrinae genome window below encodes:
- the typA gene encoding translational GTPase TypA, whose amino-acid sequence MATATRSDVRNVAIVAHVDHGKTTLVDAMLKQTHSFRDHQQVDDRAMDSNELEREKGITILAKNTAVEYNGEHSNGVPITINVIDTPGHADFGGEVERGLSMVDGVVLLVDASEGPLPQTRFVLRKALEGRLPVILLVNKTDRPDARIDEVVAESQDLLLGLASDLADDVPDLDLDAILDVPVVYASGKAGRASSNKPANGELPDAEDLEPLFAAILEHIPAPTYDDEAPLQAWVTNLDASPFLGRIALLRVFNGTINKGQTVAWVRADGSTQNVRITELLKTKALERFPAESAAPGDIIAVAGIEEITIGDTLADADDVRPLPHITVDDPAISMTIGTNTSPLVGKVRGHKLTARMVKDRLDRELVGNVSLKVVDIGRPDSWEVQGRGELALAILVEQMRREGFELTVGKPQVVTKQIDGKTHEPFEHLTIDAPEEYLGAITQLLAARKGRMDGMSNHGTGWVRMEFIVPSRGLIGFRTEFLTITRGTGIANAISHGYEPWAGSIVTRSNGSIVADRTGVVTPFAMIALQERMSFFVNPTEEVYEGMVIGENSRSDDMDVNITKEKKLTNMRQSTSDTFESMTPPRQLSLEECLEFAREDECVEVTPEKVRIRKVELDATARARNTSRLKKQG is encoded by the coding sequence ATGGCGACTGCCACCCGCTCCGACGTGCGCAACGTCGCTATCGTTGCCCACGTCGACCACGGCAAGACGACCCTCGTCGATGCCATGCTCAAGCAGACCCACTCGTTCCGCGACCACCAGCAGGTCGACGACCGCGCCATGGACTCCAACGAGCTCGAGCGCGAAAAGGGCATCACGATCCTCGCCAAGAACACGGCGGTCGAGTACAACGGCGAGCACTCGAACGGCGTGCCCATCACGATCAACGTGATCGACACCCCGGGCCACGCCGACTTCGGCGGTGAGGTCGAGCGCGGCCTCTCCATGGTCGACGGCGTCGTCCTCCTCGTGGATGCCAGTGAGGGGCCGCTCCCGCAGACGCGCTTCGTGCTGCGCAAGGCCCTCGAGGGCCGTCTGCCCGTCATCCTGCTCGTCAACAAGACCGACCGTCCCGACGCGCGCATCGACGAGGTCGTCGCCGAGAGCCAGGACCTCCTGCTCGGCCTCGCCTCCGACCTCGCCGACGACGTGCCCGACCTCGACCTCGACGCGATCCTCGACGTCCCCGTCGTCTACGCCTCGGGCAAGGCCGGCCGCGCCTCGTCGAACAAGCCCGCCAACGGCGAGCTGCCCGACGCCGAAGACCTCGAGCCGCTGTTCGCCGCGATCCTCGAGCACATCCCGGCTCCGACGTACGACGACGAGGCCCCCCTGCAGGCGTGGGTCACGAACCTCGACGCGTCGCCGTTCCTCGGTCGTATCGCCCTGCTCCGCGTCTTCAACGGCACGATCAACAAGGGCCAGACCGTCGCGTGGGTCCGCGCCGACGGCTCGACGCAGAACGTGCGCATCACCGAGCTCCTGAAGACGAAGGCCCTCGAGCGCTTCCCCGCCGAGAGCGCCGCCCCCGGCGACATCATCGCCGTCGCCGGCATCGAGGAGATCACCATCGGTGACACCCTCGCCGACGCCGATGACGTGCGCCCGCTGCCGCACATCACGGTCGACGACCCCGCCATCTCGATGACCATCGGCACCAACACGTCGCCGCTCGTCGGCAAGGTGCGCGGCCACAAGCTCACGGCGCGTATGGTCAAGGACCGCCTCGACCGCGAGCTCGTCGGTAACGTCTCGCTCAAGGTCGTCGACATCGGACGCCCCGACTCGTGGGAGGTCCAGGGCCGCGGCGAGCTCGCCCTCGCCATCCTCGTCGAGCAGATGCGTCGTGAGGGCTTCGAGCTCACCGTCGGCAAGCCGCAGGTGGTCACCAAGCAGATCGACGGCAAGACGCACGAGCCCTTCGAGCACCTTACGATCGATGCGCCCGAAGAGTACCTCGGCGCCATCACGCAGCTCCTCGCCGCTCGCAAGGGCCGCATGGACGGCATGTCGAACCACGGCACCGGCTGGGTGCGTATGGAGTTCATCGTCCCGTCGCGCGGCCTCATCGGCTTCCGCACCGAGTTCCTCACGATCACGCGCGGTACGGGTATCGCCAACGCGATCTCGCACGGCTACGAGCCGTGGGCCGGTTCGATCGTCACGCGTTCGAACGGATCGATCGTCGCCGACCGCACCGGTGTCGTCACGCCGTTCGCGATGATCGCCCTGCAGGAGCGCATGTCGTTCTTCGTGAACCCGACCGAAGAGGTCTACGAGGGCATGGTCATCGGCGAGAACTCGCGCTCCGACGACATGGACGTCAACATCACCAAGGAGAAGAAGCTGACGAACATGCGTCAGTCGACCTCCGACACCTTCGAGTCGATGACGCCCCCGCGCCAGCTCTCGCTCGAGGAATGCCTCGAATTCGCCCGCGAGGACGAGTGCGTCGAGGTCACCCCCGAGAAGGTGCGCATCCGCAAGGTCGAGCTCGACGCCACCGCGCGCGCTCGCAACACGAGCCGCCTCAAGAAGCAGGGCTGA
- a CDS encoding ABC transporter ATP-binding protein, protein MQHTYPAGTTPVLTVDNLCVDFGVDNAWVPAAKNLSYTIGPGEVVAVVGESGSGKSASSMAILDLLPKNSRVRGTIDVNGRSVTSMSPRALRELRGEEVAAIFQEPMTALNPVYTVGFQIVETIRTHRPMPPSEAAKKAIEMLTLVEMPDPKKAFDSYPHQLSGGQRQRAMIAQALVLDPSLLIADEPTTALDVTVQAEILELLRDLKDRLKSAVLLITHDMGVVADLADWVVVMQQGVIVEQGPAAQIFASPQDPYTQALLAAVPHLGQSDGEEVDVTETLSEVASESIAEFASAEREAAVHVTEPVLALNDVIIEYGARGKVGTFRAVDEVSLEIGRGEILGLVGESGSGKSTIGRAAIGLQPIAGGSLVVAGTDLSKHSRKIVKTLRRKVGIVFQDPSSSLNPRLPIGESIGEPLFLAGEAKGKVLDRRVEELLDSVRLPKSYRNRFPHELSGGQKQRVGIARALSLSPELLVADEPTSALDVSVQATVLELLKGLQRELNFACLFISHDLAVVDIMADRIAVMHHGKIVETGSRDQILRSPKDPYTQRLIAAIPVPDPEQQRERRELRRTVLKATDDVA, encoded by the coding sequence ATCCAGCACACCTACCCGGCGGGCACGACCCCCGTACTGACGGTCGACAACCTGTGCGTCGACTTCGGCGTCGACAACGCCTGGGTCCCCGCGGCCAAGAACCTCTCCTACACGATCGGGCCGGGCGAGGTCGTCGCGGTCGTCGGCGAATCGGGTTCGGGCAAGAGCGCGTCGTCGATGGCGATCCTCGATCTGCTGCCGAAGAACTCGCGCGTGCGCGGCACGATCGACGTCAACGGCCGTTCGGTCACGTCGATGAGCCCCCGCGCCCTCCGCGAGCTCCGCGGTGAAGAGGTCGCCGCGATCTTCCAGGAGCCGATGACGGCCCTCAACCCGGTCTACACGGTCGGCTTCCAGATCGTCGAGACGATCCGCACCCACCGCCCGATGCCGCCGTCGGAGGCGGCGAAGAAGGCGATCGAGATGCTCACGCTCGTCGAGATGCCCGACCCGAAGAAGGCCTTCGACTCCTACCCGCACCAGCTCTCGGGTGGTCAGCGTCAGCGCGCGATGATCGCTCAGGCGCTCGTGCTCGACCCGTCGCTCCTCATCGCCGACGAGCCGACGACGGCCCTCGACGTGACGGTCCAGGCCGAGATCCTCGAGCTCCTCCGCGACCTCAAGGACCGCCTGAAGAGCGCCGTGCTCCTCATCACCCACGACATGGGCGTCGTCGCCGACCTCGCCGACTGGGTCGTCGTCATGCAGCAGGGTGTCATCGTCGAGCAGGGTCCTGCCGCGCAGATCTTCGCGTCCCCTCAGGACCCGTACACGCAGGCGCTCCTGGCCGCCGTTCCCCACCTCGGGCAGAGCGACGGCGAGGAGGTCGACGTGACGGAGACCCTCAGCGAGGTCGCCTCCGAGAGCATCGCCGAGTTCGCCTCCGCCGAGCGTGAGGCCGCGGTGCACGTCACCGAGCCCGTCCTCGCGTTGAACGACGTCATCATCGAGTACGGCGCGCGCGGCAAGGTCGGAACGTTCCGCGCCGTCGACGAGGTCTCGCTCGAGATCGGCCGCGGCGAGATCCTCGGTCTCGTGGGCGAGTCGGGCTCGGGCAAGTCGACGATCGGTCGTGCCGCGATCGGTCTGCAGCCGATCGCGGGCGGTTCGCTCGTCGTCGCCGGCACCGACCTCTCGAAGCACTCGCGGAAGATCGTGAAGACGCTCCGCCGCAAGGTCGGCATCGTCTTCCAGGACCCGTCGTCGTCGCTCAACCCCCGCCTGCCCATCGGCGAGTCGATCGGCGAGCCCCTCTTCCTCGCGGGCGAGGCCAAGGGCAAGGTGCTCGACCGTCGCGTCGAGGAACTGCTCGACAGCGTGCGACTGCCGAAGAGCTACCGCAACCGGTTCCCGCACGAGCTGTCGGGCGGCCAGAAGCAGCGCGTCGGCATCGCCCGCGCCCTCTCGCTGAGCCCCGAGCTGCTCGTCGCCGACGAACCGACCTCCGCTCTCGACGTCTCGGTGCAGGCGACGGTGCTCGAGCTCCTGAAGGGACTGCAGCGCGAGCTCAACTTCGCCTGCCTCTTCATCAGCCACGACCTCGCCGTCGTCGACATCATGGCCGACCGCATCGCCGTGATGCACCACGGAAAGATCGTCGAGACCGGCTCCCGCGACCAGATCCTGCGTTCGCCGAAGGACCCGTACACGCAGCGACTCATCGCCGCCATCCCGGTTCCCGACCCCGAGCAGCAGCGCGAACGTCGGGAGCTTCGGCGCACCGTGTTGAAGGCCACCGACGACGTCGCCTGA
- a CDS encoding PH domain-containing protein, whose protein sequence is MPLTQSDAPVTLVSRFNRVLAVLFWIVCGAAAIGLVVTSGTRSYLDVVPLVVYIGVSAYFVLWRPSLTVDADGVHIENVTRRIDVPWNALVHIDTKYALTVHVPGRAFAVWCAPAPGATGALRASRDHRAQARGTVEADIVRPGDLPATESGRAAGIIRERWHALRDSGALDAGSAHETPTTTTWNIPALAVLSVGAILAILSIALF, encoded by the coding sequence ATGCCCCTCACTCAGTCCGACGCCCCGGTCACTCTCGTCTCTCGGTTCAACCGCGTGCTCGCGGTGCTGTTCTGGATCGTGTGCGGAGCGGCCGCCATCGGCCTCGTCGTGACGAGCGGCACCCGCTCGTACCTCGACGTCGTGCCCCTCGTGGTCTACATCGGTGTGAGCGCCTACTTCGTGCTGTGGCGCCCGTCGCTCACCGTCGACGCCGACGGCGTGCACATCGAGAACGTCACGCGCCGCATCGACGTGCCGTGGAACGCCCTCGTGCACATCGACACGAAGTACGCGCTGACGGTCCATGTGCCGGGCCGCGCCTTCGCCGTGTGGTGCGCTCCCGCACCGGGCGCGACGGGTGCCCTGCGCGCGTCGCGCGATCACCGAGCTCAGGCGCGGGGAACCGTCGAAGCCGACATCGTGCGCCCCGGAGACCTGCCCGCGACCGAGTCGGGTCGCGCGGCCGGCATCATCCGCGAACGCTGGCACGCGCTGCGCGACTCGGGCGCGCTCGACGCGGGGAGCGCCCACGAGACTCCGACGACGACCACGTGGAACATCCCGGCGCTCGCCGTTCTCAGTGTCGGCGCGATCCTGGCGATCCTGTCGATCGCACTGTTCTAG
- a CDS encoding ABC transporter permease, whose translation MIESDPQSPPPTQAADAVAGKSQGRLIFERFLQNRISVVSLILLVGIIVFTFSATGFGPIPGWWKYDFKTLNPQAGGPTLSLWPFSFGDHPFGQNRIGVDYFALVMRGIQNSVIVMVVIGGLGTIVGTVVGAIAGYYRGWVDAVLMRITDVFIVIPAIVIGAVVGQTAGESGLGVWVLSILLALVSWMSIARLVRAEFLSLREREFVEAARVAGASDARIIFKHILPNAVGVVIVSATLLAASAILLETGLSYLGYGIRAPESSLGLLISDNQSAFTTRPWLYWWPAVFIVSLALLVNFVGDGLRDAFDPRQKRFKRRKMKEFIDAGAPRPKTSAPQTSTPE comes from the coding sequence ATGATCGAATCCGATCCCCAGTCACCGCCTCCCACTCAGGCCGCCGACGCCGTCGCCGGCAAGAGTCAGGGGCGACTGATCTTCGAGCGGTTCCTGCAGAACCGCATCTCCGTCGTCTCGCTCATCCTGCTGGTCGGCATTATCGTCTTCACCTTCTCGGCGACGGGCTTCGGTCCGATCCCGGGGTGGTGGAAGTACGACTTCAAGACGCTGAACCCGCAGGCCGGCGGCCCGACGCTCTCGCTCTGGCCGTTCAGCTTCGGCGATCACCCGTTCGGTCAGAACCGCATCGGTGTCGACTACTTCGCGCTCGTCATGCGCGGCATCCAGAACTCGGTCATCGTCATGGTCGTCATCGGCGGCCTCGGCACGATCGTGGGCACCGTCGTCGGCGCGATCGCCGGCTACTACCGCGGCTGGGTGGATGCCGTCCTGATGCGCATCACGGACGTCTTCATCGTCATCCCCGCGATCGTGATCGGCGCCGTCGTCGGCCAGACCGCCGGTGAGAGCGGACTCGGCGTCTGGGTGCTCTCGATCCTCCTCGCCCTCGTGTCGTGGATGAGCATCGCGAGGCTCGTGCGGGCCGAGTTCCTCTCGCTCCGCGAGCGCGAGTTCGTCGAGGCGGCCCGCGTCGCCGGTGCGAGCGATGCGCGCATCATCTTCAAGCACATCCTGCCGAACGCCGTGGGCGTCGTGATCGTGAGCGCGACCCTCCTCGCCGCGAGCGCGATCCTCCTCGAGACGGGCCTCAGCTACCTCGGCTACGGAATCCGCGCCCCAGAGTCGTCGCTCGGCCTCCTCATCAGCGACAACCAGTCGGCGTTCACAACGCGCCCCTGGCTGTACTGGTGGCCCGCGGTGTTCATCGTCTCGCTCGCGCTGCTCGTGAACTTCGTCGGCGACGGTCTGCGCGACGCGTTCGACCCGCGTCAGAAGCGCTTCAAGCGTCGCAAGATGAAGGAGTTCATCGACGCGGGTGCGCCTCGGCCCAAGACCTCGGCCCCGCAGACGTCGACGCCCGAATGA
- a CDS encoding ABC transporter permease, translating to MATYILRRIGVSILILLAASFIMYVLAANSGDPLKDLRGGNAANEAQLIAARVQALDLDVPAPLRWFLWLGGAAQCLIPFADSCDLGLTLSNAPVATILPTAMVSTLQLVTVATVAAILLGVVVGIVTALRQYSGFDLATTFLSFFLFSLPSFLVAVLLKEFIALGFNDFLQAGPVIPPAAIIVIALIAGLIWQVLIGGALRRRLIVFGASTLATAAVLFYVSATEWFLYPGLGPIGLLVLIAGVAVVTTILVSGLANKKALLTAGIGAVLVYVSYFVLQNLFNISSIWTLIFIFVAAVVLGGVIGFFLGGNDRGQAIRAGAITTGISMLLVFLDRFMQAWPDYVNSSRINGRPIATVGSQTPGFSGDVWMTGIDSFTHLLLPTIALLLISFAQYTRYARAGLLEVLNQDYIRTARAKGLPERTVIMRHAFRNMLIPIATIVATDVGALLGGAVITERVFAISGMGNLFATSLGRTDLNPVMGYFIVIAIVAITFNFLADLAYAALDPRVRVR from the coding sequence ATGGCGACATACATCCTGAGGCGCATCGGCGTCTCCATCCTCATTCTTCTCGCGGCGTCGTTCATCATGTACGTCCTCGCTGCGAACTCCGGCGACCCGCTGAAAGACCTTCGCGGCGGCAACGCCGCGAACGAGGCTCAGCTCATCGCCGCGCGCGTCCAAGCGCTCGACCTCGATGTCCCCGCACCGTTGCGGTGGTTCCTCTGGCTCGGTGGCGCGGCGCAGTGCCTCATCCCGTTCGCCGACTCGTGCGACCTGGGCCTCACGCTCAGCAACGCGCCCGTCGCGACGATCCTGCCGACGGCGATGGTCTCCACGCTCCAGCTCGTGACCGTCGCCACCGTCGCCGCGATCCTGCTCGGAGTCGTCGTCGGCATCGTCACGGCGCTCCGCCAGTACAGCGGATTCGACCTCGCGACGACGTTCCTTAGCTTCTTCCTCTTCTCGCTCCCGTCGTTCCTCGTCGCGGTGCTCCTCAAGGAGTTCATCGCCCTCGGGTTCAACGACTTCCTCCAAGCGGGCCCGGTCATCCCACCGGCGGCGATCATCGTCATCGCGCTCATCGCCGGTCTCATCTGGCAGGTGCTCATCGGCGGCGCACTGAGGCGTCGACTGATCGTGTTCGGAGCGTCGACGCTGGCCACGGCGGCCGTGCTGTTCTACGTCTCCGCCACCGAGTGGTTCCTCTACCCGGGTCTCGGCCCGATCGGTCTCCTCGTGCTCATCGCGGGTGTCGCGGTCGTCACGACGATCCTCGTGTCGGGGCTCGCGAACAAGAAGGCGCTCCTCACGGCCGGCATCGGCGCCGTGCTCGTGTACGTCTCGTACTTCGTGCTGCAGAACCTCTTCAACATCTCGAGCATCTGGACGCTCATCTTCATCTTCGTCGCGGCCGTCGTGCTCGGCGGAGTGATCGGCTTCTTCCTCGGCGGCAACGACCGCGGCCAGGCGATCCGAGCCGGAGCGATCACGACGGGCATCAGCATGCTGCTCGTCTTCCTCGACCGGTTCATGCAGGCGTGGCCCGACTACGTCAACAGCTCGCGCATCAACGGGCGCCCGATCGCGACTGTCGGCTCGCAGACGCCCGGCTTCTCGGGCGACGTGTGGATGACCGGTATCGACTCGTTCACGCACCTGCTGCTGCCGACGATCGCGCTCCTCCTCATCTCGTTCGCGCAGTACACCCGGTACGCGCGTGCGGGCCTCCTCGAGGTGCTGAACCAGGACTACATCCGTACGGCCCGAGCCAAGGGTCTGCCGGAGCGCACCGTCATCATGCGCCACGCCTTCCGCAACATGCTCATCCCGATCGCGACGATCGTCGCGACCGACGTCGGTGCGCTGCTCGGTGGCGCGGTCATCACGGAACGCGTCTTCGCGATCAGCGGAATGGGCAACCTCTTCGCGACGTCGCTCGGCCGCACCGACCTCAACCCGGTGATGGGCTACTTCATCGTCATCGCGATCGTCGCCATCACGTTCAACTTCCTCGCCGACCTCGCGTACGCCGCGCTCGACCCGAGAGTGAGAGTGCGATGA